From the Takifugu flavidus isolate HTHZ2018 chromosome 12, ASM371156v2, whole genome shotgun sequence genome, one window contains:
- the LOC130535391 gene encoding eukaryotic translation initiation factor 4 gamma 3-like codes for MRAVCQSVIVDCGVYTLNTYELLERVSLLKRYITDDQKQLVALNVLQQLVVHIDQPDGLLRMFFDVLWDEEVIQDEAFFKFKSSTVNLISVSNFFTMLQEANN; via the exons ATGAGAGCAGTGTGCCAGTCAGTCATTGTTGACT gtggggTTTATACACTCAATACCTATGAGCTGCTCGAGAGAGTGAGCCTGCTCAAGAGGTACATCACTGATGaccagaagcagctggtggccctGAATGTTCTacagcagctggtggtccacATAGACCAACCTGATG gtCTGCTGCGGATGTTTTTTGATGTATTGTGGGATGAAGAAGTCATCCAGGATGAGGCCTTCTTTAAATTCAAGTCATCAACAGTTAATTTGATATCCGTAAGCAACTTTTTCACCATGCTCCAAGAGGCGAACAACTGA